CCTGCTCTACATCGCCTACTACGCCACGTCGCACCTGTTCCTGGGCACCCAAAAAGGCTTTTCACACCCTCAGCAGTTCCCCATGATTCCCACCATCTGGCTGATCAACATCTGGCTGGTGCATCACTGGTTCATGGATAACTGGCCGGCCTGGAAAGCGGTTCCCAAGACAGTGGCGGAGATGGACGCCGACCATGCCGCCGAAGAGGCGCTCGTGGAAGAGCAACGCTGGTCCCCCTCCCTTGGTTGGGGATTGGGCGGCGGCGCCCTGGCGGGTGTGGCCCTGTACTTTATCGCCGTATTTCTGCTGCCGGTTTTCTATCGAGCCATCGACATCATACCCTAACGCATAAGTCGCAACCAAAGGAGACCACCATGTCAGATAAAACCAATACCGTCAGCCGGCGTGATTTCTTCAAGGGGGCCGCCATGGGCGTCATGGGCGGCATGCTGGCGAGCATGGGCATCTACTCCTACTCGCCCTGGCGCAAAAGCCATTTTCCTGAAGTTCAGCGCAAACTGGCCGACATCGGCGCCTGCAAAAGCATCAAGGTCACCAATATCAGTGAAACCAGCTGGTTCAGCAATGCCGACCTGATGGGCGACATCAAAGGGGCCGGCGGCCTTCTGGTCAATCAGTATGACTACAACTGGGCGCCGTTCGGCGACGGCACCGGCCTGGGCAAAGGCTCCTATGAAAAGGGCATCGCCAAGATCAAGCACCTGTTGCCCGACCGCCTCGACGAGGCATGGGAGATTGCCGAAAAGCTGTCGGTCCATCCCGAAAATGCCGGCGGTTATGCCGCCCTGATCGAAGTGGAGGCCCTGGACGGCCAGAAAACCAAATACCTGCTCGACAGCGGCTGGTCCTACAAATGGACCGATGAGTGTTTTCGGCGCGAGGGTATCGATCAAATGCTCCGGAATCGTGAAATCAAGGCCCTGTTCATTTCCCACGAGCATTTCGACCACTACTGGGGGTTGCCGGTCACCCTCAAATACGACCCGACCATTCCGATTTACATTCCGGAGGGTTTCTATAAGGAAGGCATGCAGTACCTGAAAGACTCAGGGCACCAAGGCCCCCTGCACGTGGTCAAACCCGGCCTGAACAAGATGGTGCCCGGATTCGCCAGCTACGTGTTTGCCATCCCGATCATCTGCCGGGTATACGGCGAACAGTCGCTCTACTTCAACATCAAGGACAAGGGTCTGGTCAGTGTCACCGGATGCTGCCATCAGAGCATCATCCAGTTCGCCGAAACCGCTTACCAGGAGATCAAGTACGACAACGACAATCTCCACGGCATATATGGCGGGCTGCACATTTCACCGTTTGAAGACTGGGACCCCAAATACGACGACCTGGTGATCTCCCTGGGCAAATACGGCTTCGAAAAAATCGGCTGCAACCACTGCACCGGTATCGTATGCGCCAAGAAGTTCATCTCCGCCGGCTATCCGGTCGTCAAGGGTACGGCCCGTTTCCGATCCAAGGATACGGCCTACCTGGGCAACGGCGATACCATCTCTTTCGGCGTCTAACCTCCCGCTGAATGATGCAGGCCGGGCCCTCCGGGACCCGGCCTGCTGAACCAGACAAAGAAGCTGAACGTTTTGACCACGAACCCGACACACCCAATGGACCGAACACACCGAACAGACCCGACAAAGCCGGCGACGCCGGCCCAGACCCTTCACACGCTTTACCCCGGCGACCTTTTCGAACGGCCGGACGACACCCTGCGGGCCATCCTGAGGACCATCGTGGTGCGCACCAACTTCATCCCGGCCGTACGCCATCGCATCGGCTGGCGCGGGCTGAACCACTGCACCACCACCCGGGACGCGTGGACTGCCAAAATCGCCGATTGGCAAGGGGTTTTCGGCATGCTCTGGGAAGGGTCGGCGTCATCTTCCGATCGCCTGACCGGTCTCTTCCAATTGAATTACTTCCCGGCACCGGACGAAGAACTGGTGGAAGACTGCTCACTGAGGGCTGCAGCCTGGACCCAACGGGAAGACTATTTAACCCTGGTCCGGCGGTTTGCCGAGTTGGATGAATTGCGGGACCTTTTTTACATCGGCGACCTTCAACTGACACTGGACCGATCCAGCCTGGCCCTGGGACTCAACCTGCGATCCGACACATGGCTGGCCAGTCGCGCTGAAGACGGCGTCCGAGCCGAAGTGAACGGCGAAGCCATCACCCTTGTGGCGCCCGGCGGTTGGGATCAGCATCTGCCGGCCTTTAAACTGGCGCGTTCGTTTTATGAAGTCCTCGGGGCCTCGGCCGCCTTTTGCCTGGAAACCTCTCCCTCCTATTTCTGCCACCGGCGAAGGGCGGGCCAGATCGTCCGCTACTGGTCCGACGGCCGCCAGTTGCAGCAACCCGATGACACGACGGAGAAGCACGAATGCCGACTGGCATTCTTCTCCCCCGAATCTGCATCAGGATCACCGGCCGACCTTCAACCGGGTGACGTCGCCGTCACCTGGCAGCCGGATCAGCCATTGCCCACCGAATGGCAGTCCGCTCCATGGTGGCAGTCCCATATGATCGGTGATTTCAAGAGCCTGGACAAACAGCTGCTGGGGATCGACGACCGGCCGGCACTCATCGTGCTCACCGGCTTTCTCGGATCGGGCAAGACCACGTTTCTGGAAAACTTCGTGGCCTACCAGGTTCAGCGCGATCGGTTCGTGGCCGTGGTGCAGAATGAAATCGGGGAGACCGGCCTGGACGGCAAACTACTGGGCAGCGACAACCTGATGGTGACCGAGATCGACGAAGGATGCGTCTGCTGCACGCTCAGCGGCCGGCTCAAACCGGCCTTGCACCAATTGTGCAGCAATTTCAGGCCGGATTTCATCGTCCTGGAAACCACCGGCCTGGCCAATCCCATGAACTTCATGGAAGAGCTGATCACGCTTTCCGACCTGGTCCGCATCGATTCGGTCACGACGGTGGTGGACGGCCCGTCTTATCTGGAGAACCGGGTGGCCGCCGACATCATCGCCGATCAAATCAAATCCGCCGACATTCTCCTGTTGAACAAAATCGACCTTCTCTCTTCCGCACAGGTGACGGATGTCACCGCACAGCTTCGGCGACAAAACCCGCACGCGGCGATCACCCCTGCGATCCGTGGAGAAGTCAACCCGGCACTGCTTTACAGCCTCGACCCCCGGGAGGTGCCGCCCACCGTTGGTATTCACCATGAAACCAGTGCCCACCACAATCATCTGGACGACCAGATTCGAAGCTGTAAAATCACCTTTGCCGCCCCTTTGAATCGTGACCGGTTTGTGCACGCCATCGAAAACCGATTGCCCAAGAGCATCCTGCGCGTCAAAGGCATCGTCTTTTTCAGCGATGCGACGGGTCCCATGGTGGTGCAATACGTGGCCGGACGGTATGAGATATCCAGCTTTCCGGACCGCTGGGATGACCCCGGTTTTCTGATCTGCATCGGCCAGCAGATCTTGGAAGAACGATTGGACCGGCTTTTTCAGAAGTGCGCGTCGCCCTCGTCACCGGACGAAAACGACACGCGACCCTACACCAGCCCCTGATCCAGCATGGCATCCACCACCTTGATGAAACCGGCGACATTGGCACCCACCAGGTAGTTGCCCGGCGATCCATACCGCTCGGCGGCGGCCAGGCAGTTTTTGTGGATGTTTTTCATGATCATCTGCAGGCGCCCTTCCACCTCCTCCCGGGGCCAGTGCAGGCGCATGCTGTTCTGCGCCATTTCCAGCCCGGAAACCGCTACTCCTCCGGCATTGGCGGCCTTGCCCGGCGCATACAGTACGCCGGCATCCAGGAAGTGGTCGATGCCTTCCGGTGTGGTGGGCATGTTGGCCCCCTCGACCACCAGCCGGACGCCGCCCGCAACGAGATGGCGGGCGTCCTCGCCGTTGATTTCGTTCTCCGTGGCGCAGGGAAAAGCGCAATCGGCGGCGTGCTCCCAGAGCGGATTGCTGCTGCGCGTCGGGTCCACCGGGGTAAAGACCGTTCCCGGATAGGCATCGGCATATTCCTGGATGCGGCCGCGCTGCACGTTTTTCAATCGCATGACGAAAGCCAGTTTCTGAGCATCGATACCCGCTTCGTCGCAAATATGGCCGGAAGAGTCGGAGAGGGTCACCACCCTGGCACCCCGATCGATGAGTTTTTCGACCGTGTACTGGGCCACATTGCCCGAACCGGAGACGAGACAAGTCTTACCCGCCAACGCATCTCCCCCGACAGCGAGCATCTCGGCGGCAAAATGGACGCAGCCATAGCCGGTGGCTTCCGGCCGGATCAGGCTGCCGCCCCAGTTGAGACTCTTGCCGGTCAACACCCCGGTGAACTCGTTGCGCAGACGTTTGTACATGCCGAACAGGAATCCGATCTCCCGGGCGCCCACCCCGATATCGCCGGCCGGCACGTCGGTATCCGGGCCGATGTGGCGGTAGAGCTCGGTCATGAAGCTCTGGCAGAAGCGCATCACTTCGTTGTCCGTCTTGCCTTTGGGATCGAAATCCGCTCCCCCCTTGCCGCCGCCCAGGGGCAGCGATGTGAGCGCATTCTTGAACGTCTGCTCGAATGCCAGAAACTTGAGGATGGAAAGGTTGACCGAGGGGTGAAAGCGCAATCCCCCTTTATAAGGACCGATGGCGCTGTTCATCTCGATGCGAAACCCGCGGTTGACCTGGGGTTCACCGCGGTCGTCCATCCAGGGCACGCGGAACATGATGATCCGCTCGGGCTCCACGAGCCGTTCGAGGACTTTCTGATGGCGATATTCCGGATGGGCGTCGAGCGCCGGCCGCACGGTCTCCACGACCTCTGCCACGGCCTGGTGAAACTCTTTCTGCTCCGGGTCCCTGGCCTTTATCTTCTCCATGATGGTTTGCATGGGTCCTTCCTCCTGTCTCAGGTATTGAGCCGACTCGATCCCTCCGCCGCGATCATGACCCCTGTGGCCGGCCGGCCATCGATCTTGATCACCAGTGCGTGCTCGAGGACCGCATGCCGAACGTAATATCCCTCATGGACCGGCGGCAGGCCTTGCAGCCAGTCCCAGTCCACACAGCCGGAATCGTTGCCCGACACGGTGAAATGGCCGACGCCCAGGGTGGTGAGATTATGAAAGAAATGGCTGCCCTGGGAAGGGTCGGCGTTGAGACGGGCGTTCCGGGTCTCCACCATGACAGCCACCCCCGAAATATCCTTCCAGGCCACGGGAATGCCCAGCCAGCGGTCGGCCGATCCCCAGCGCCCGGGACCGATGAGAACGTAACGACGTCCCTGCTCGTTCAGGATCTGGTTGAAGCGGGAAATCTCTTCGGCCATGGCCGGCATGCGGGCCGGATCGAAGGCGTCGGGCTTGACGAACACGATATCCCGGATCTCCCGCACCAGGCCGTTGCCCAGAGCCTGACGGGAGACACAGAAAGCGCGTCGTTGGTCTTGAGCCGTGATTTGGACCGCCATGCGCTGCTCGTGCCGGGCCATAGGCCGAATCTGCAGCAGAGCGAAGGTATAACGCCCGCCGCGGGAGCGAGGCAGATCCACGGCAAATTCCATCTCCACCGGGCAGCCCATGCCGTGCCGCCCCATCTCCAAGAGGTCGGCCACGATGTCGGCCAGGGGAAACAGGCCGTGTTTCAGGATGCCCGCGAAGGTCACCAGCTTCTCGCCGGGGATGGCAGCTGTGTCGCGAATACGCTGGTCGGCCGCCACATAGGTACTGACCACTGCCTGCACGGCCGGGTGGGATGCCATGTCGTCCACGTTGAGACTTACGATCAGGTCGTCCGGGTCGATGTCCGGATCCAGGGCCCTGGCCATGTCCAAGGCGAAGAAACGCCGCTGGGCGTTGCGCAAGGCTTTGGGCAACGTATCGATCTGGGGCAGCAGTTGCGGATAGCGCGGTGAAAACTGAAGCGTGAGCCCTCCCTCCACCACTGTGCGCCCCAGTCCCAAGGCCACGTTGGCCAGCCCCTCGTCGGATTTCATATAGGAAACCGGGTAGAAATTGCAGGACTGGGCCACCCCCGATATGGCTGGATAGTAGTAATCGTCCCAACGGGAGCCCACCAGGGCCTGCAGCATGACCGCCATGCGATCTTCTTCGGTGCGGTACGGGGAGCGGCCTGCGAAGGCCCGCGGGGCCGCGAACCAGGTGGAGGCATAAACCCGCTGGATGGCCTTGACCGCCTGCGCCAGCCGCACGCCGGAGTCCGGGTGGACGTTGGGAATCATGATGGTATGGTAAACGCCGGCGCTGGGCTGGCCATGGGCGTCTTCCAGCAGTCCGGAGGAGCGTACGGCCAGGGGTGTGTCGACGGCCTCCAGAAAAGAGGCCAGTTTGGACTCGATCGCCTGGGGAAAAACGGCTCGGGTGAAAAGCGCCTCGATACGGTCGTCGGTCAGCCCTTCCAAATCGCCGAAACGCAGCTTGTTCTGGTCTAAAAAGCGCTCGAAGCCTTCGGTGCTGATCACCAAGGTCCGTGGAATGCCGATCTCGACATTGGGATAGTGTCGCTCCAGTTCGGGATGCTTCTCGAGCAAGGCGGACAAAAAGGCCAACCCACGCGCCTTGCCGCCCAGCGACCCGTGGCCGATTTTTACGAACTCGGCCGTCGAATCGTAGACCGGGTGGGCGAA
This Desulfatitalea tepidiphila DNA region includes the following protein-coding sequences:
- a CDS encoding MBL fold metallo-hydrolase; the encoded protein is MSDKTNTVSRRDFFKGAAMGVMGGMLASMGIYSYSPWRKSHFPEVQRKLADIGACKSIKVTNISETSWFSNADLMGDIKGAGGLLVNQYDYNWAPFGDGTGLGKGSYEKGIAKIKHLLPDRLDEAWEIAEKLSVHPENAGGYAALIEVEALDGQKTKYLLDSGWSYKWTDECFRREGIDQMLRNREIKALFISHEHFDHYWGLPVTLKYDPTIPIYIPEGFYKEGMQYLKDSGHQGPLHVVKPGLNKMVPGFASYVFAIPIICRVYGEQSLYFNIKDKGLVSVTGCCHQSIIQFAETAYQEIKYDNDNLHGIYGGLHISPFEDWDPKYDDLVISLGKYGFEKIGCNHCTGIVCAKKFISAGYPVVKGTARFRSKDTAYLGNGDTISFGV
- a CDS encoding CobW family GTP-binding protein; translated protein: MDRTHRTDPTKPATPAQTLHTLYPGDLFERPDDTLRAILRTIVVRTNFIPAVRHRIGWRGLNHCTTTRDAWTAKIADWQGVFGMLWEGSASSSDRLTGLFQLNYFPAPDEELVEDCSLRAAAWTQREDYLTLVRRFAELDELRDLFYIGDLQLTLDRSSLALGLNLRSDTWLASRAEDGVRAEVNGEAITLVAPGGWDQHLPAFKLARSFYEVLGASAAFCLETSPSYFCHRRRAGQIVRYWSDGRQLQQPDDTTEKHECRLAFFSPESASGSPADLQPGDVAVTWQPDQPLPTEWQSAPWWQSHMIGDFKSLDKQLLGIDDRPALIVLTGFLGSGKTTFLENFVAYQVQRDRFVAVVQNEIGETGLDGKLLGSDNLMVTEIDEGCVCCTLSGRLKPALHQLCSNFRPDFIVLETTGLANPMNFMEELITLSDLVRIDSVTTVVDGPSYLENRVAADIIADQIKSADILLLNKIDLLSSAQVTDVTAQLRRQNPHAAITPAIRGEVNPALLYSLDPREVPPTVGIHHETSAHHNHLDDQIRSCKITFAAPLNRDRFVHAIENRLPKSILRVKGIVFFSDATGPMVVQYVAGRYEISSFPDRWDDPGFLICIGQQILEERLDRLFQKCASPSSPDENDTRPYTSP
- the gdhA gene encoding NADP-specific glutamate dehydrogenase — translated: MQTIMEKIKARDPEQKEFHQAVAEVVETVRPALDAHPEYRHQKVLERLVEPERIIMFRVPWMDDRGEPQVNRGFRIEMNSAIGPYKGGLRFHPSVNLSILKFLAFEQTFKNALTSLPLGGGKGGADFDPKGKTDNEVMRFCQSFMTELYRHIGPDTDVPAGDIGVGAREIGFLFGMYKRLRNEFTGVLTGKSLNWGGSLIRPEATGYGCVHFAAEMLAVGGDALAGKTCLVSGSGNVAQYTVEKLIDRGARVVTLSDSSGHICDEAGIDAQKLAFVMRLKNVQRGRIQEYADAYPGTVFTPVDPTRSSNPLWEHAADCAFPCATENEINGEDARHLVAGGVRLVVEGANMPTTPEGIDHFLDAGVLYAPGKAANAGGVAVSGLEMAQNSMRLHWPREEVEGRLQMIMKNIHKNCLAAAERYGSPGNYLVGANVAGFIKVVDAMLDQGLV
- a CDS encoding PEP/pyruvate-binding domain-containing protein; this translates as MERVEDQHEQSFSLFFELMAHRVQDVLLVSSPYDAYIMEEDGRLAGRIIHEYRGLNLSRPPRITWVSSGREALEALSSKPYDLVITMTRLDDVASVRLCAEIKDRHPQMPIYYLSHETATRATVAHDGTCSWIDRQFVWLGNTDLLLALIKSTEDRLNVANDTEAAGVRVILLVEDSPLFLSSILPFIYKEVVRQTQSAMDESLNEDHRILRMRARPKILVAGSYEEAEKLYARYAPYILTVLCDARFPRNGRIADDAGLALLRAIKAVNPLLPLMLYSSEPGNRLPAESMEVHFVDKNSASLHDDIRDFFVRNLGFGEFVFRMPDGREVGRAATLQDMIRILPAIPDAVIAYHAQREHFSTWMMARMEIELAHTFRGAKVSDFKKISHIRTYIRDAITARRKARQRGIVVDFAHPVYDSTAEFVKIGHGSLGGKARGLAFLSALLEKHPELERHYPNVEIGIPRTLVISTEGFERFLDQNKLRFGDLEGLTDDRIEALFTRAVFPQAIESKLASFLEAVDTPLAVRSSGLLEDAHGQPSAGVYHTIMIPNVHPDSGVRLAQAVKAIQRVYASTWFAAPRAFAGRSPYRTEEDRMAVMLQALVGSRWDDYYYPAISGVAQSCNFYPVSYMKSDEGLANVALGLGRTVVEGGLTLQFSPRYPQLLPQIDTLPKALRNAQRRFFALDMARALDPDIDPDDLIVSLNVDDMASHPAVQAVVSTYVAADQRIRDTAAIPGEKLVTFAGILKHGLFPLADIVADLLEMGRHGMGCPVEMEFAVDLPRSRGGRYTFALLQIRPMARHEQRMAVQITAQDQRRAFCVSRQALGNGLVREIRDIVFVKPDAFDPARMPAMAEEISRFNQILNEQGRRYVLIGPGRWGSADRWLGIPVAWKDISGVAVMVETRNARLNADPSQGSHFFHNLTTLGVGHFTVSGNDSGCVDWDWLQGLPPVHEGYYVRHAVLEHALVIKIDGRPATGVMIAAEGSSRLNT